One Phoenix dactylifera cultivar Barhee BC4 unplaced genomic scaffold, palm_55x_up_171113_PBpolish2nd_filt_p 000026F, whole genome shotgun sequence genomic window carries:
- the LOC103716929 gene encoding uncharacterized protein LOC103716929, with the protein MGQVMNRFKRGGEDADKKQIPKGLADFLEKEDFKKFEDEQEIKAFEDFYHQLYMVIEKLNEKGGAMQFKLPEKTELEKKFRSHWKTGTLGKEEFKKIMEELIQLESFTIGSGAREGIAFLFGIPIVALFARRLVPGFQSISEDVVIPVATAGTAVILTKIGRL; encoded by the exons ATGGGGCAGGTTATGAACAGGTTTAAAAGAG GAGGAGAAGATGCTGACAAGAAGCAAATCCCCAAAGGCCTTGCTGATTTTTTAGAGAAAgaagattttaaaaaattcgAGGATGAACAGGAAATAAAGGCTTTTGAAGATTTCTACCATCAGTTGTATATGGTTATTGA AAAACTGAATGAGAAAGGTGGAGCGATGCAATTCAAATTACCTGAAAAAACAGAACTCGAAAAGAAGTTCCGG AGTCATTGGAAAACAGGGACACTAGGCAAGGAAGAGTTCAAGAAAATTATGGAAGAACTgatccaacttgagagcttcaCCATTGGGTCGGGAGCACGCGAAGGAATCGCGTTCCTGTTTGGGATTCCCATCGTCGCCCTCTTTGCTAGGCGACTAGTCCCCGGCTTCCAATCTATCTCGGAAGATGTCGTAATTCCTGTCGCCACTGCCGGCACCGCCGTCATTCTTACCAAGATTGGTAGGCTGTAG